The Salvia splendens isolate huo1 unplaced genomic scaffold, SspV2 ctg269, whole genome shotgun sequence genome segment gggtgtagtatgtcttcatacatattacatctgtcttggtactcttccgttgcgcaaattcagaacattcatttaacaaagacaatttcccataactactctgattcagcatgatttgtaccctcaacacacttcagacaatgtttcttttgatttaagcatcttatgacgagttaagacagtttcagtatgttttagtcgcggtaaagctacactttctttgactagggagatgtggtcgtgacatatTATCAACATTATTTTTTTCGACCACATTCTTTgctaaaaatactactccatccaaatatttattaattaattcttATATCTACAAGCGTTTTTTTATCTGATACTACTATAAATATAGAAATCTTTTTATATCTAAAATAGGGTTGAGGAAAAATACCGAATTACCAAAATACCGGTCTTATCATACCGAAAAAATACCtaaaataccaaattttcggTATTCTGTGATTTTCGGTATGGTATGATACATTACCGAAAGATTTCGGTATGGTATCGGTATGAATTtccatataccgcggtatactgatgcataccgaaattcgatatatacCGTAagttaaggtatataccgtaaaatataaatataattatatataatttttttatatattttaaaattataaaatctattgtgaaatataagtataattatgaataaaatatatttaatataatttaaaattataaaatataaataatattctaaaaaatcaaattatctattttcattAACGTTGAAAGTAATGTATACCACAAAaatacggtataccgaaaataagtTACTGTATCGGTATGAAAATACGTCATACCGAAgtttggtataccgaaaatattGGTAAGTTAatggtatgattttttcgcatatcgaatttacggtaaggtatacggtatggtggttatggtaaggtataccgtacctacccacccctgaTTCTGAAATCTCTCATCCgcatatttatgtatttttgaTATAGGAGTACTAATATAAGGTTATACTAAAATGACAACCACAGTTAAAATGACAATGTATCATCAATGAGAATACTTAGATTTAGGAGCATATTCAATCTTAGCCTGTTACGTGGCAGACCTGCTTACTTTTGTATATGGTAGATTGCTTGATTATCTCTGATTTTGTATCGCAAATTGTTTGGAACCATATGCCGAGTTGCTTGCCTGTGTATCGCAGATAGCTTGCTTAGGTTGTCATTTTGAGTATGGTGTCACCATGATGCTCTGATTTCGTATCGCAAATTACTTGTTTAGATTGTCATTTTCACTATGGTGTCACCATACTGCTCCTgctaatatatatacatattattCAATTTGCGGAGTACTTGTATTGCCATTCTGTTCAAAATTTAAACTAATTGAAATCAAATTTAAACTAATTGAAATGAAAAGATATACTCCATAAAGCAATGATGAACTAGAAAGAAAATCAAAGCAAGCAACCACTAGGAAAAGGTATTGGTTCCACTAAACCAGCAAAGATATATCCATTCCACCCTAACAATTCCCGATAGCTCAACACCACCTAACTCCCATAAacagaaacaaataaaaacccTACACATAATAAACCTATGCTTCAATCGAAGAAAAAACCTAAGTTATGGTTAAAAAAAGCAATGTCTCATCCGATTTTCTTGCGGCGGCGGTCGATGTCAGGTGCAGTTTTCAGACGCTCGTAGTGCTTCTTGTGGCGGCGCTGGTGGTCGGAGCCGTTTATCTGACGGCGGAGAGCGGCTACTTGATGCAAGAAGATGAGGAGGAGCAGAAGGTGAGGCCGGCCGGCTGCGACTTGTTTTCCGGGAGATGGGTTTATGATAACGAGTCTTACCCGTTGTATAAAGAGGAGGAATGCACGTTTATGTCGGATCAATTGGCATGTGGGAAATTCGGGAGAAGTGATTTAAATTTTCAGCATTGGAGGTGGCAGCCTCACCAATGTGACCTTCCCAGGTCTCTCTTTCTATCCCTCTTTCTCCCCCATGCATATTATATTTTTGAGATAATAGccttttaaataatgaatttcGTCAAATTTTGGTCAATCTCATCATCTTCAAAATTGAAGTATTAAATCATGGAGTTTTGTCGAATTCTGCTCAATCTCATCATCTTCGGAACGAAGTTTCCTGAATCTTAGTCACACCAAAAATTTCTATTTCCACATTTTATTTTCATGCATGGACATAATTTTCTTTGCTATATAGTATAATACgactttcatttttaaaataaaatttgactaGTTGCATTTTGATACATTTAACAATGGTGTGCTTTTGGAGACGAATACTTGATTGAGGATATTATTTTGGTAGATGATTTTTGAGCGAAGTGGAATGTGTGTTTGTTGATGCTAAAAAAGCTAGGTTCAACGCCACAGCATTATTAGAGAGATTAAGGAATAAAAGGTTAGTTTTCGTTGGAGATTCACTGAATAGAGGGCAGTGGGTTTCTATGGTTTGCTTGCTCGACAAAGTTATCccatgatggagtacgtactcaacaagcccaacagcagtaaagcccatcagcctaaagcccaagaaagagtatcagttcggcatgactaaagagtatcagagttcagttcggcacaaccaaggAGTTCGGCCCccgcctacagctcggtaaaagccaaccaatcaaactctgctctcaggtcggcatcaagctctactctcagatcggcaaaagctgctcggccataattcagcagttcggtctcagtattcgaccgaactgggagatagcggactcatgcatgacctccacgacatccacgacataattactgatgatgtaagccactgcctagttagtggccacgcaggatctcatgacctccacgacatccacgacataattactgatgatgtaagccactgcctagttagtggccacgcaggatctcatgacctccatgacctccacgacttagggtggtgatgcaagccccAATCTcggttcaatatataaatagaacttagatctgacagAGGAGGACTCTCTCACTCTTTCGTTCCCTAGAGACAGAATAGATTATATAGCAAgtgtgtattgtaagctgtaatcccagatcaagcaatacaactctgccctcttttcctcccgtggacgtagatttacctcagtaaatcgaaccacgtaaattcattgtgtcgtgatctgtattttcctgcattcacaaacatcagaaattcgccgactcatcactggcgccgtctgtgggaaacagagaaccaaatctgtgataaagcgaatttttgaccctttttccaccaaaaaaaaaaaaaaaatgcatgccagatcacataactcccgtgcctccgtccgtgatgaccatgaggaagctaatccagcggcccataggcctggaaagcagcctcgtgagaagtctgtctccagttctcacggtgaaggaacaagccactccagaagtcatcgcaccgagtcttcccagcagcccgatttgaacgaggctgtcaagttgtttttggccgagaagcaggatgaaTTCTTAGCATTCCTGCAAAACAGGCCAAAAACCGAAGACGAAAGCGGTgaattctccttcctcatccagacatgaaagtcactaccgcagtagtgccgtgtcttccaggaagaagaatcctcaaccccgacat includes the following:
- the LOC121789526 gene encoding protein trichome birefringence-like 34 isoform X1, with protein sequence MVKKSNVSSDFLAAAVDVRCSFQTLVVLLVAALVVGAVYLTAESGYLMQEDEEEQKVRPAGCDLFSGRWVYDNESYPLYKEEECTFMSDQLACGKFGRSDLNFQHWRWQPHQCDLPRFNATALLERLRNKRLVFVGDSLNRGQWVSMVCLLDKVIP
- the LOC121789526 gene encoding protein trichome birefringence-like 34 isoform X2, producing the protein MVKKSNVSSDFLAAAVDVRCSFQTLVVLLVAALVVGAVYLTAESGYLMQEDEEEQKVRPAGCDLFSGRWVYDNESYPLYKEEECTFMSDQLACGKFGRSDLNFQHWRWQPHQCDLPR